A stretch of DNA from Flavobacterium lipolyticum:
AGCCAAGTATTTACGACAGTAATCAGAATATTGCGATCTATGGTTCTACCTCTGCAGATCCCGCCTCTTTTAAACTTTTACATACCATTACCCTGGAAAGAAATACGGTTGAAGAGGCAGAATTTAAAAATTATACGGTAGATATTTCGCAGTTTGCCGGCAAAGCCGAAGTATATCTGGCATTAGGAAATAATCTTTCAGGCCCGTTTATTGGTTACGAAATAGATAAAATTTCAGTAATGGCAGAAGCTTTATTAGGCACAGCTGATAATACATTAAAATCATCCTTATGTTACTTAAAACAAAATCCTGTTCAGGATTATTTGGAGTTAGAAATAGCAGAAGAGTATAAAAATGAAGAAACAGTTTTAAAAATTTACAATACGAGCGGCGTTTTAATTAAAGAGTCTTCTTATAAGCCTGAAGGTTTATCTGTTAGTGATTTAATGCAGGGCATTTATTTCCTTTCTGCAAACAATAATGGAGCTTCCAAAAAAATAAAATTTATTAAAAAGTAATCTGATTTTCAAATCAAATTATGCAAACAAAAAACAAACATGATGAATTT
This window harbors:
- a CDS encoding T9SS type A sorting domain-containing protein; protein product: MKKTLLFFAFIMITTISSAQYTIWEDDFDDSNVSDWDLLDRDGNGSNWMARKNIQLDASTGSVIDGAIDVLGTYNIDFKTGGPLEGLENNLAISPVLNISFYSGKISLTIKAQPSIYDSNQNIAIYGSTSADPASFKLLHTITLERNTVEEAEFKNYTVDISQFAGKAEVYLALGNNLSGPFIGYEIDKISVMAEALLGTADNTLKSSLCYLKQNPVQDYLELEIAEEYKNEETVLKIYNTSGVLIKESSYKPEGLSVSDLMQGIYFLSANNNGASKKIKFIKK